The following coding sequences are from one Leptospira mayottensis 200901116 window:
- a CDS encoding AI-2E family transporter → MRDPEIGEFSGYFIRTSFFLIVAFTVVVSLWGLQLLAVPIVLALLIFYTFNGMINDLESLGVPRILSIAILMLFTSIPIYLFINSVASPIASTLNPLLKNWKQDLDDAKFKYLTVTVNLQFNEFPASWNETIRPDELIKKIAELMHEQVKGFVSYIPTLIGYLLITPLFAFLFLLNGNGIYKSLISLIPNRYFEMALMITYKINEQLTNYLKSLMIQSVIICAVSSLGFYIIGLPYFYIFGLFLGIANSVPYLGPVMGAIPPLFFALVIGGTETTGLMISILIVVSIAQIIDNFLVQPIVISGSMSLHPIVIVGAVTVGGAALGLVGMLIAVPMAAILKVTIQTLYSSMKDHNLL, encoded by the coding sequence ATGCGTGATCCGGAAATCGGGGAGTTTTCCGGATATTTCATTCGGACGAGTTTTTTTCTCATCGTTGCCTTTACAGTCGTCGTTTCTCTTTGGGGACTTCAATTACTCGCAGTTCCGATCGTGTTGGCTCTTTTGATCTTCTATACGTTTAATGGAATGATTAACGATCTGGAAAGTTTAGGCGTGCCTAGAATTCTTTCCATTGCAATTTTGATGTTGTTCACTAGCATTCCAATTTATCTATTTATCAACTCGGTTGCTTCTCCGATTGCGTCCACGTTAAATCCGCTTTTGAAAAACTGGAAACAGGATCTGGACGATGCAAAGTTCAAATATTTGACCGTAACCGTCAACCTTCAGTTCAATGAATTTCCCGCTTCTTGGAACGAAACGATTCGTCCTGACGAACTGATTAAGAAAATCGCGGAGCTGATGCACGAACAAGTGAAAGGGTTCGTATCTTATATTCCGACTTTGATCGGTTATCTGCTCATCACTCCTTTGTTTGCGTTTTTATTTTTACTAAACGGAAATGGAATTTATAAAAGTCTGATCTCCCTGATACCAAATCGTTATTTTGAAATGGCTCTCATGATCACGTATAAGATCAACGAACAGCTTACGAATTATCTTAAAAGTCTAATGATTCAAAGTGTGATCATCTGTGCGGTTTCCAGCTTGGGATTCTATATCATCGGATTGCCTTACTTTTACATTTTCGGTCTCTTTTTGGGAATCGCCAATTCGGTTCCTTATCTAGGTCCGGTTATGGGGGCGATTCCACCTTTGTTTTTTGCTCTCGTCATCGGCGGAACCGAAACGACGGGACTTATGATTTCTATTTTGATCGTGGTATCAATCGCGCAGATTATTGATAACTTCCTAGTACAGCCGATTGTAATTTCGGGTTCGATGTCTCTTCATCCGATTGTAATTGTAGGTGCGGTTACCGTAGGAGGGGCTGCGCTTGGTCTTGTGGGAATGCTCATCGCGGTTCCGATGGCAGCGATTTTAAAAGTGACGATTCAAACTCTTTATAGTTCTATGAAGGATCACAACCTGCTTTGA
- a CDS encoding cyclic nucleotide-binding domain-containing protein, with amino-acid sequence MKALDLPIWRKLFIRKEANNKAIIQFLRETSVFGKMKKRTLIEIARMVHVREYQESEMVFRQGDVGAGFYLVYEGSVVIRSVRDGIELDLAHLDRHSFFGELSLFTEERRTASAITLEPTTLLGFFQPDLKEIIETKPRIGIEILMSLSTVIVERLHRTNGLLEKAYFKGKQKNA; translated from the coding sequence TTGAAAGCTCTTGATCTACCCATCTGGAGAAAATTATTCATTCGTAAGGAAGCGAATAACAAGGCGATCATTCAGTTTCTTAGGGAAACTTCCGTTTTTGGGAAAATGAAAAAAAGAACCTTAATTGAGATCGCGAGGATGGTACACGTTCGAGAGTATCAGGAAAGCGAAATGGTCTTTCGTCAGGGAGATGTCGGGGCAGGATTTTATCTGGTCTATGAAGGTTCGGTCGTAATTCGTTCCGTTAGGGATGGAATCGAACTTGATCTCGCTCATCTTGATCGGCATTCGTTCTTCGGAGAACTTTCCCTTTTTACGGAAGAAAGAAGAACTGCTAGCGCGATCACTCTTGAACCAACCACGTTGCTTGGATTTTTTCAACCCGATCTCAAAGAAATCATAGAAACAAAACCGAGGATCGGCATTGAAATTCTCATGAGTCTTTCTACGGTGATCGTGGAAAGATTGCATAGGACCAATGGACTTTTAGAAAAAGCCTACTTCAAAGGAAAACAAAAGAATGCGTGA
- a CDS encoding ABC1 kinase family protein gives MLVSSTAEPQETQSYKRHGSSWRFWNASSFVWKKIWSIFWFFKLGKIFFPSYRDRVVQEKFFRTLGEDCRNFFLSMGGVYIKLGQYLGNLSHIFPDSFTESLQDLQDRVPPHPFSEIEERFRLEFGKEITKVFPNIQSVPEASASTAQVHVASIGGQKVAVKVLYPGIETLIADDLKNIRSFLKRINRYLLRFEYKKIHDEITHLITRETDLQLEADSYDRMRQLFAEEPDYVFPKVIRAFSGKSVLVTEFIEGVKITMAIPVLKGQAKSRPVELLVRAYVLMIFQYRFYHADPHPGNLIYTKDEKLCFIDFGAVGEMNVIRVFALKKIFLCAIAKDYYGVVSGLNDIGALSVSADRDKLEEVVRYSLEKLGRFVADTDYFRNLSLDQIHTREDRLFLKEINSSLKEIFRMIQIPENFIFLERVLGLLVGITAILDPYRTVLDYGEKPFRAVATGKEGGLEFSLLNEDKNLLSHALSIPGEFYKVLQNINRGRQGIQLREVERHTRKMYILGHQFLYSGFLVAGIHFGNYYFEKGMEIQSWGFFGTSGFFGLILIYSFWKNKLKKKGTLS, from the coding sequence ATGCTCGTTTCTTCCACAGCTGAACCTCAGGAAACCCAATCATACAAACGACACGGTAGTTCCTGGAGATTTTGGAATGCGAGTTCCTTCGTCTGGAAAAAGATATGGTCTATATTCTGGTTTTTTAAACTGGGAAAAATCTTTTTTCCTTCCTATAGAGATAGGGTCGTTCAGGAAAAATTCTTTCGTACATTAGGAGAAGATTGCCGTAATTTCTTCTTATCCATGGGAGGAGTTTATATCAAGCTCGGTCAGTATCTCGGAAATCTTTCCCATATCTTTCCGGATTCGTTTACCGAATCTCTTCAAGATCTTCAGGACAGAGTTCCTCCTCATCCCTTTTCGGAAATCGAAGAACGTTTCCGTTTGGAATTCGGGAAAGAAATCACTAAAGTTTTTCCGAACATTCAAAGCGTTCCAGAAGCGAGTGCGTCTACGGCTCAGGTTCACGTTGCTTCCATTGGAGGCCAAAAGGTTGCCGTAAAAGTTTTATATCCTGGAATCGAAACTTTGATTGCAGACGATTTGAAGAATATCCGCTCTTTTTTGAAAAGAATCAATCGTTATCTCCTTCGTTTTGAGTACAAAAAAATTCACGACGAAATCACCCATCTCATAACCAGAGAGACCGATCTTCAATTGGAAGCGGATTCTTATGATCGGATGAGACAACTTTTCGCCGAAGAACCGGATTACGTATTTCCAAAAGTTATCCGTGCATTTTCAGGTAAAAGTGTTTTGGTTACGGAATTTATAGAAGGGGTCAAAATTACAATGGCGATTCCCGTTCTCAAAGGTCAGGCTAAGTCCAGGCCCGTGGAACTTCTTGTTCGTGCCTATGTGTTGATGATTTTTCAATATCGTTTTTATCATGCGGACCCGCATCCCGGAAATCTGATTTACACGAAAGATGAAAAACTTTGTTTCATTGATTTCGGAGCCGTGGGGGAGATGAATGTTATCAGGGTTTTTGCTTTGAAAAAAATCTTTCTCTGTGCGATTGCCAAAGATTACTATGGAGTTGTTTCCGGCTTAAACGACATTGGTGCGTTATCCGTTTCTGCGGATCGGGATAAACTCGAAGAGGTTGTTCGTTACTCTTTGGAAAAGTTGGGAAGATTCGTCGCGGATACGGATTATTTCCGAAATCTTTCTCTGGATCAGATTCATACCAGGGAGGATCGACTTTTCTTAAAGGAGATCAATTCTAGTCTGAAGGAAATTTTTAGAATGATTCAGATTCCAGAAAATTTTATTTTCCTGGAACGTGTTTTGGGTTTACTGGTAGGGATTACCGCGATTTTGGATCCTTACAGAACCGTTTTGGACTACGGGGAAAAACCATTCCGGGCTGTCGCCACCGGAAAAGAAGGCGGACTGGAGTTTTCTTTGTTAAACGAAGATAAGAATCTTTTAAGTCATGCTCTTTCCATTCCGGGAGAATTTTACAAAGTACTTCAGAACATCAATCGGGGAAGGCAGGGAATCCAACTCCGGGAGGTGGAACGGCACACTCGGAAGATGTACATTCTGGGACATCAGTTTTTATATTCCGGATTCCTGGTTGCGGGAATTCATTTCGGAAATTACTATTTCGAAAAAGGAATGGAAATTCAAAGTTGGGGATTTTTTGGAACCTCCGGATTTTTTGGGCTGATACTTATTTATTCATTTTGGAAAAACAAACTTAAAAAGAAAGGAACTCTCTCGTGA
- a CDS encoding DMT family transporter, producing MESKWKPFWGISLVLTGAVFFSAKAILVKLVYRYNIDSTTALAFRMLFAIPFFAWIAYRSGNTNKNFVNLTKKDWGLILILSFLGYYLASLFDFIGLEYISAGLERITLFVYPTIVLIIGSILFKRKIKKAEIFAILLTYSGIVVAFIGDIQAEGPNTTKGVLFVLGSAIAYALYLVGSESLIPKLGSVRFTSYLMLLSGSIVIIHFLITRHPASLIQPTNVYLYGLALGVLTTVIPAYFTTEGIRMIGSGKAAIVGSVGPMSTILLAWIFLGEPITFPGLAGTILVLTGALWIGGKKTEPKTEGKS from the coding sequence ATGGAATCCAAATGGAAACCTTTTTGGGGAATCTCTCTTGTATTAACGGGAGCCGTTTTCTTTTCCGCAAAGGCGATCCTTGTCAAATTGGTCTATCGATACAATATCGATTCGACTACGGCGCTCGCATTCAGAATGTTGTTTGCAATCCCATTTTTCGCTTGGATCGCCTACCGCTCCGGAAATACAAACAAGAACTTTGTAAATCTCACAAAAAAAGATTGGGGCTTAATTTTAATTCTTAGCTTTTTAGGTTACTACCTCGCGAGTCTATTCGACTTTATAGGTTTGGAATATATCTCAGCGGGTTTGGAAAGAATTACCTTATTTGTATATCCTACGATCGTACTCATTATCGGTTCTATACTTTTCAAAAGGAAAATTAAAAAAGCGGAAATATTTGCAATTCTTCTCACATATTCCGGAATCGTCGTCGCATTTATAGGAGACATTCAGGCCGAAGGACCAAATACAACGAAAGGTGTGCTATTTGTACTCGGGTCGGCGATCGCTTACGCTTTATACCTCGTAGGAAGCGAATCTTTGATTCCGAAACTTGGTTCGGTTCGATTCACTTCATATCTAATGCTTTTATCCGGTTCGATCGTCATAATTCACTTTCTTATCACTCGCCATCCGGCTTCCCTGATCCAGCCCACTAACGTATATTTATACGGACTGGCTCTCGGAGTTTTAACGACCGTAATTCCGGCTTATTTTACCACGGAAGGAATTCGAATGATCGGTTCTGGAAAAGCGGCAATTGTGGGTTCAGTGGGTCCGATGTCTACAATTTTACTTGCCTGGATATTTCTCGGAGAACCAATCACTTTCCCCGGACTTGCAGGAACCATCCTCGTTTTAACGGGAGCTCTTTGGATCGGTGGAAAAAAAACGGAACCAAAAACCGAAGGTAAGTCTTAA
- a CDS encoding esterase/lipase family protein yields the protein MKFYFWFFLLSVLQCATYSTSSYSQFEQEKLVNLSSVSSNQLSLLTARYLKSNDLYDKFEKYPLVVIYDLDNDLITNKSRNLAYYLSELCYLTGNSLDMEDSQFAKMYASALVYTYTYLFDKKASPAPDPFSAEFRFALFTYNRSLAQLVRYAKKNRKLAAVTDLNLPLIRGTLQMSSAEVETAWSPQNFLQIEVTYDYHVKGFSNHISKYGIGTPVILNRNFPEKESQEKIKYEFINGVGQAYPATAFVSLEESYLGNRDLMNLRAKIHVYDPVFRDQITLDGINLPMESDTTTPLAYMLTIAQQKDNLLAIFDGETGMSRKGLYLVYPYHKDKIPVVFLHGLASSPFIWFPMINELLSDPEIKAKYQFWVYWYPTVNPILLSAADFRDTLYDLRKIYDPNKEHKSFDQTVLVGHSMGGLIVKLAVTHSNKEQWMDAAKIPYSVFDTINEETKKEISRLVDFDPVPFVKRAVFIATPHKGSNLAEGILGSIARFLFIIPKEVIKKFEEGYKFLNPNYKKGDIVPRVYGVDGLAPKSLFMKVTRDYKPQVKFHSIIGNSKLVDLDWISDTVVPYESSHLENSESETLIQSEHSVQNHPPTFLEVKRILKEHTP from the coding sequence ATGAAATTCTATTTTTGGTTCTTTCTACTTTCCGTTCTACAGTGTGCCACCTATTCAACATCGAGTTATTCTCAATTTGAGCAGGAAAAACTCGTAAACCTAAGTAGCGTCTCTTCGAATCAACTCAGTCTCTTAACCGCACGCTATCTGAAAAGCAACGACCTCTACGACAAGTTCGAAAAATATCCCCTAGTGGTAATTTACGATCTGGACAATGATTTGATCACAAACAAGTCTAGAAATCTTGCCTACTATCTTTCCGAGCTCTGTTATCTCACGGGAAATTCTTTGGATATGGAAGACTCCCAATTCGCAAAAATGTATGCTTCCGCATTAGTCTATACGTACACGTATTTGTTCGATAAGAAAGCTTCTCCGGCACCAGACCCGTTCTCCGCAGAATTCAGATTCGCTTTATTCACTTACAATCGCTCTCTAGCACAACTGGTACGTTACGCAAAAAAAAATCGAAAGTTGGCCGCAGTTACGGACTTAAATCTTCCTTTGATTCGAGGAACCTTACAGATGTCGAGCGCGGAAGTGGAAACAGCTTGGAGTCCTCAAAATTTTCTGCAAATCGAAGTCACTTACGACTATCATGTCAAAGGTTTTTCCAATCATATCAGCAAGTACGGAATCGGAACTCCGGTGATTCTCAATCGTAATTTTCCGGAAAAAGAATCCCAAGAAAAAATCAAATACGAATTCATCAACGGAGTTGGACAAGCTTATCCCGCAACCGCATTCGTAAGCTTGGAGGAATCGTATTTAGGAAACAGGGATCTTATGAACTTACGCGCTAAAATTCATGTCTATGATCCCGTTTTCCGAGATCAAATCACGTTAGACGGAATAAACCTACCCATGGAAAGCGATACGACCACTCCCCTCGCTTATATGCTAACGATTGCACAACAAAAAGACAATTTACTAGCAATCTTTGACGGAGAAACGGGTATGTCCAGAAAGGGACTCTATCTCGTTTATCCCTATCATAAGGATAAAATTCCGGTTGTGTTTCTTCATGGTTTGGCGTCTTCGCCTTTTATTTGGTTTCCGATGATAAACGAACTTCTTTCCGATCCGGAAATTAAAGCGAAATACCAATTCTGGGTATATTGGTATCCCACAGTAAATCCGATCCTTCTTTCCGCAGCGGACTTTAGAGATACTTTATATGATCTGAGAAAGATCTATGACCCGAACAAAGAACACAAAAGTTTCGATCAAACCGTTTTAGTCGGCCACAGTATGGGCGGATTGATCGTAAAATTAGCTGTGACACACAGTAACAAAGAACAATGGATGGATGCAGCCAAAATTCCCTATTCCGTGTTCGACACGATAAACGAAGAAACCAAAAAAGAAATCAGCAGACTGGTCGACTTCGATCCGGTACCTTTCGTAAAAAGAGCTGTCTTCATAGCCACTCCACACAAAGGATCGAATTTAGCGGAAGGAATTTTAGGTTCGATCGCAAGATTTCTTTTTATCATTCCGAAAGAAGTAATCAAAAAATTCGAAGAAGGTTACAAATTTCTAAACCCTAACTACAAAAAAGGAGATATAGTTCCAAGAGTGTACGGAGTCGACGGACTTGCACCCAAAAGCCTTTTTATGAAAGTAACGAGAGACTATAAACCGCAAGTGAAGTTCCATTCGATTATCGGGAATTCTAAACTTGTCGACTTAGATTGGATCAGCGATACAGTTGTTCCGTATGAAAGCTCCCATCTGGAAAACTCAGAATCGGAAACGCTGATTCAGTCCGAACACTCGGTGCAGAATCATCCTCCTACTTTTTTAGAAGTGAAAAGAATTTTAAAAGAACACACCCCATAA
- a CDS encoding lysophospholipid acyltransferase family protein, with translation MEERSIIHKNEKQSFKRKFLIWFIPFLVVNLQKLVGFTSRRINIGNESFEKIRREKKPYILSVWHTNVLYSPYLNRNLGMAVLISESKDGDFINQVVHRFGNCSVRGSSSKGGSKALKALITHLKKNLPAAMTPDGPRGPALVVQPGLIASAQISQVPIVPFHYECTRQWVAERAWDKHRIPKPFTTFVVSYGESIYIPRDLDEKGFEEARLKVEKAMLENRQRSIDKAEELRKK, from the coding sequence ATGGAAGAACGTTCTATCATTCATAAAAACGAAAAGCAGTCTTTTAAAAGAAAGTTTTTAATTTGGTTCATTCCGTTTCTTGTAGTTAATCTACAGAAGCTGGTTGGGTTTACTTCTCGAAGAATCAATATCGGAAACGAAAGTTTTGAGAAAATTCGTAGGGAAAAAAAACCTTATATCCTTTCAGTTTGGCATACGAATGTTTTATATTCTCCTTATCTCAACCGAAACTTAGGAATGGCCGTTCTCATTTCCGAATCCAAAGATGGGGATTTTATCAATCAGGTTGTTCATCGATTCGGTAATTGCAGCGTTCGAGGAAGTTCTTCTAAGGGAGGCTCCAAGGCCCTCAAAGCATTGATTACTCATCTTAAAAAAAATCTTCCTGCGGCGATGACGCCCGATGGTCCTAGAGGTCCGGCATTAGTCGTACAACCCGGTTTGATCGCTTCTGCTCAGATTTCTCAAGTCCCTATCGTTCCTTTTCATTATGAATGTACACGTCAATGGGTTGCCGAAAGAGCCTGGGATAAACATAGAATTCCGAAACCGTTTACTACTTTCGTGGTTTCGTACGGAGAGTCGATTTATATCCCTAGAGATTTGGATGAAAAAGGTTTTGAAGAGGCTCGGCTGAAAGTAGAAAAAGCGATGCTCGAAAACCGACAGAGGAGCATCGATAAGGCCGAAGAATTAAGAAAAAAATAA
- a CDS encoding bile acid:sodium symporter family protein — translation MESNLLTKIFLPVALGIIMFGMGMTLTIADFKRIFVLPKAVLTGLTLQLLLLPITGWLIASVSGLSGELSVGLILLAICPGGATSNLITHLAKGDVALSITLTAITSCITVLSIPFLLNMSMHHFLGAGQMIELNIPQTILQIFLITVLPVSIGMILNAKKPDFSRKFEKTIKVLSGIFLILIITGAIVRERQNIVPFFIQVGPASLALNLITMILGYMGATLMKVTHSQRTSITIEVGIQNGTLGIAIASTILNNPAMAIPSAIYSLIMFATGGLFSIWMHRNQS, via the coding sequence ATGGAATCCAATTTACTGACAAAGATATTTCTTCCAGTCGCGTTAGGTATCATCATGTTCGGAATGGGAATGACACTCACCATAGCCGACTTCAAACGAATTTTCGTCCTTCCCAAAGCAGTGCTCACGGGGTTAACACTGCAACTTCTGCTTTTGCCGATCACGGGATGGCTGATCGCAAGCGTCTCCGGACTTTCGGGAGAACTTTCCGTAGGCCTGATTCTTTTAGCGATCTGTCCGGGGGGAGCGACTTCCAACCTTATCACTCACCTTGCAAAAGGAGACGTTGCCCTTTCTATAACGTTAACCGCGATAACAAGTTGTATCACCGTTCTTTCAATTCCGTTCCTTTTAAATATGTCCATGCACCATTTTCTCGGAGCTGGACAAATGATCGAACTCAACATTCCTCAGACGATTCTCCAAATCTTTCTGATCACTGTATTACCGGTGTCAATCGGAATGATTCTCAACGCGAAAAAACCAGACTTTTCCCGAAAGTTCGAAAAAACGATAAAAGTTCTTTCCGGAATTTTTCTGATCCTAATCATCACAGGTGCCATTGTTCGCGAAAGACAGAACATCGTACCATTTTTCATCCAGGTGGGTCCCGCTTCCTTGGCCCTCAATCTAATTACGATGATATTGGGTTATATGGGAGCGACTCTGATGAAGGTTACACATTCCCAAAGAACTTCCATTACGATCGAAGTGGGAATTCAGAACGGAACCTTGGGAATTGCAATCGCAAGTACAATCCTAAACAATCCGGCAATGGCGATTCCGTCTGCAATTTACAGCTTGATTATGTTTGCCACGGGGGGCCTCTTTTCGATCTGGATGCATAGAAATCAAAGTTAA
- a CDS encoding lipoprotein signal peptidase translates to MKYFEKRFLDVYRPLYIGVIFLGIVLDLVTKFLVILYFEPHRYLEVLGNFFRMTLTFNTGFVFGAFQDNAIPSLIATGIAIVFLIGYRWKNYDLGNPWGWNLVMAGAFGNFLDKFFVKIPGTGFRFGFQPNVGEYIGVVDFLDFDWPDFLLFSRWPAFNVADSCVTIGLTILIFTMKLEEEK, encoded by the coding sequence GTGAAATATTTTGAAAAACGGTTTTTAGACGTCTATCGCCCTCTTTATATAGGCGTTATCTTTCTCGGAATCGTATTGGATCTTGTGACTAAGTTTCTCGTCATTCTCTACTTTGAACCGCACCGTTATCTGGAAGTGCTTGGAAATTTTTTCAGAATGACTCTTACCTTCAATACCGGTTTCGTATTCGGAGCGTTTCAAGATAATGCGATCCCATCTTTGATTGCAACCGGAATTGCAATTGTGTTTCTCATCGGATACAGATGGAAAAATTACGATCTTGGAAATCCTTGGGGGTGGAATCTCGTAATGGCCGGTGCTTTTGGAAATTTTCTGGATAAGTTCTTCGTAAAAATTCCGGGCACGGGATTTCGTTTTGGGTTTCAACCGAACGTGGGAGAATACATCGGAGTCGTCGATTTCTTGGATTTTGATTGGCCTGATTTTCTTCTTTTTTCAAGATGGCCTGCGTTCAATGTGGCGGATTCCTGCGTGACGATCGGGCTTACGATTCTGATCTTTACGATGAAACTCGAAGAGGAGAAATAA
- a CDS encoding sensor histidine kinase, with product MFPLKNTIEKNIAYGLIGIVVLNLIMIGSAYYTLKQSLELKRWEVHTREVLLSIEETFSAFNEAHAVLRAYILYLDQEQLNAYFKNKSLVIERIGKLRESMIDHPYQQQRLSLVETYLNEKFSYMDKLVLIRKHASMQYYLVLFRSAQGKDLSEKIKSLIQDIKTEELRLLDIRKNNSKMHLTISVTLLFSGITLNLLFIFLQNWSIYKESQRRQKAENVLEISNQNLKTYSERLERSNKDLEAFSYSVSHDLRSPIRGILGFSKILLEDYGTELGEESRRIVNIIIQSSENMGELIDDLLEYSRLGRKEPIFSIVNMQVIVEKILEETANYYPDIKMETIVGDLPPTKGDPSLLKQLLFNLISNAFKYSKKKENPKVEIGSYQNNGETVFFVKDNGAGFDMKYQHKLFNIFQRLHHADQFEGTGVGLAIVKRVIERHNGKVWGNSKLNEGACFYFTLGVDDNHV from the coding sequence GTGTTTCCTTTGAAAAATACAATTGAAAAGAATATCGCCTACGGATTGATCGGGATTGTCGTATTGAACCTCATTATGATCGGATCCGCATATTACACATTGAAACAATCCTTGGAACTCAAAAGATGGGAAGTACATACCCGAGAAGTACTTTTGAGCATAGAAGAAACTTTTTCCGCTTTTAACGAAGCTCATGCCGTTTTAAGAGCTTATATTTTATATCTGGACCAAGAACAACTAAATGCTTATTTCAAAAACAAAAGCCTGGTTATAGAACGAATCGGAAAACTTCGAGAAAGCATGATTGATCATCCTTACCAACAACAAAGACTTTCTCTCGTTGAAACCTACTTGAACGAAAAGTTTTCCTACATGGACAAATTGGTTTTGATAAGAAAACACGCATCCATGCAGTATTACTTGGTGCTATTTCGTTCCGCACAGGGGAAAGACTTATCGGAAAAAATCAAATCCCTCATTCAGGACATAAAAACGGAGGAGCTTCGACTCCTAGACATTCGAAAAAACAATTCGAAAATGCATCTGACGATATCGGTCACTCTGCTTTTCTCCGGAATCACATTAAATCTTCTTTTCATTTTCCTTCAAAACTGGTCTATCTATAAGGAAAGTCAACGTCGTCAAAAAGCGGAAAACGTATTGGAAATATCCAATCAAAATCTCAAAACTTATTCGGAACGATTAGAAAGATCGAATAAAGACTTAGAAGCGTTTTCCTATTCCGTTTCACATGACCTTCGTTCTCCAATTCGTGGAATATTAGGATTTTCTAAAATTTTGCTGGAAGATTACGGAACCGAACTCGGGGAGGAAAGCCGTAGAATTGTCAACATCATCATTCAAAGCTCCGAGAACATGGGAGAACTCATAGACGATCTCCTGGAATATTCAAGATTGGGAAGAAAAGAACCTATATTCTCCATTGTGAATATGCAGGTTATAGTGGAAAAAATCCTGGAAGAAACGGCGAACTATTATCCGGATATAAAAATGGAAACCATTGTGGGAGATCTTCCTCCTACAAAAGGAGATCCTAGTCTCCTTAAACAACTTTTATTCAACTTGATTTCCAATGCCTTTAAATATTCCAAAAAGAAAGAAAATCCGAAAGTCGAAATCGGGTCGTATCAAAACAACGGAGAGACCGTATTCTTTGTAAAAGACAACGGCGCGGGATTCGATATGAAATACCAACATAAACTATTCAATATCTTTCAGAGGCTGCATCACGCAGACCAGTTCGAAGGAACCGGAGTCGGACTTGCCATCGTCAAAAGGGTGATCGAAAGACACAACGGTAAGGTTTGGGGCAATAGCAAATTGAACGAAGGCGCTTGTTTTTATTTTACCCTAGGAGTTGACGACAATCATGTATGA
- a CDS encoding response regulator, translating to MYDLQDKPISILYAEDNPQDSELTLRSLKRHNLTNQVKLVRDGEEALEYLYATGRYENRDKTQLPSLILLDLKMPKVDGIEVLRKVRSEEFTKMLPVVILTSSAEEKDIVESYRLGVNSYVVKPLDFDKFSEVASEIGFYWILVNQGIGK from the coding sequence ATGTATGATCTTCAGGACAAACCAATCTCGATCTTATACGCGGAAGACAACCCACAAGACTCCGAACTTACTCTCAGAAGCTTAAAAAGACACAATCTTACAAATCAAGTGAAACTCGTCAGAGACGGCGAAGAAGCCTTGGAATATTTATATGCGACTGGACGTTACGAGAATCGGGACAAAACACAATTGCCTTCTCTAATTCTTTTAGATTTGAAGATGCCCAAAGTGGACGGAATCGAAGTGCTTCGAAAAGTAAGAAGCGAGGAATTTACGAAAATGCTTCCCGTGGTTATCCTCACTTCTTCCGCAGAAGAAAAAGACATCGTGGAAAGTTATAGACTCGGAGTGAATAGTTACGTCGTAAAACCTCTCGACTTCGACAAGTTTAGCGAAGTAGCCAGTGAAATAGGATTCTATTGGATTTTAGTGAATCAAGGTATAGGGAAATGA